CTCAAGCCCTACACCCGTGCCGGGTACGAGTCGCTCCTGCGAGTCCACATCGTTCCCCGCTGGGGTGACCTCGAGCTGCGACACATCGACCGACTCGGGGTCGAGGAGTGGGTGGCCGATCTGCAGGCAACCGGTCTCAGCGCCTCTCGAGTGCGACAAGCTCGCCAGGTCCTCAACAGCATGATGAAGCTGGCTGTCGAAACCGGCTACCTGACCGTCAACCCTGTCGAGGGAGCGTCGGTCCCGAGGCAGCCGGAGGGAGAGACGCGTTTCCTCTCGGTCGCTGAGGTGGAGCGTCTGGCCGAGGCGATCCGCTCTCCCTACGAGGTGCTCGTCTACACCCTCGCCTACGGAGGCCTGCGATGGGGAGAGGCGGCTGCCTTGCGGCGCCAGCGGTGTGACCTCTTGCGATCTCGCCTTGAGGTGACAGAGTCGCTCTCAGAGGCGTGGGGTGGTCTCCAGTTCGGATCGACCAAGACTCACCGGCGGCGAACCGTGATGATTCCCGGGTTCCTCCGTGATCTGCTGGCTAGCCACCTGGCCACGGAGGTGGAGGATGACCCTGCTGCGCTTGTCTTCACCTCGTATGAGGGTGGTCCACTGCGCAATTCCAACTTTCGGCGGCGGATATGGAATGGCGCGGTGGCGGAGGC
Above is a window of Gammaproteobacteria bacterium DNA encoding:
- a CDS encoding tyrosine-type recombinase/integrase encodes the protein MAHIEKRTGRGKPWRVRYRAPSGRERSRSFARKADAEKFKSTTEADLVRGEWHDPRLARATVAGWSERWLRTKAHLKPYTRAGYESLLRVHIVPRWGDLELRHIDRLGVEEWVADLQATGLSASRVRQARQVLNSMMKLAVETGYLTVNPVEGASVPRQPEGETRFLSVAEVERLAEAIRSPYEVLVYTLAYGGLRWGEAAALRRQRCDLLRSRLEVTESLSEAWGGLQFGSTKTHRRRTVMIPGFLRDLLASHLATEVEDDPAALVFTSYEGGPLRNSNFRRRIWNGAVAEAGLVPGLRIHDLRHTCASLLIAEGAHPRAVMGHLGHSSITVTMDRYGHLFPSDMEALAEALGAARGRALAAQPRPSRGPRVVELRGDRQKTQ